From the Phycisphaerales bacterium AB-hyl4 genome, one window contains:
- a CDS encoding riboflavin synthase: MKEILSLVEADKDLCGSGHREPLPIARFVATLARMFTGIVQSKVSVVHFDRNDFGGRLVVSRAEWTPIGGYEPTLGDSICLAGVCLTVVEATAAALSFDVIAETLRCTTLGELKPGDAINLEPALLPSQPLGGHFLQGHVDGVGTVRNVHKADDEWRITIEPPTVMMDYVAPKGSIAIDGVSLTVASVSTSTFDVALIPTTLELTTLAQLESGMRVNLESDMLARTVIHTLKRWQGSHVQSEDGKRGEPVTWSLLREAGFVTG, encoded by the coding sequence ATGAAGGAGATTTTGTCGTTAGTCGAAGCGGACAAAGACCTTTGCGGATCAGGACACCGCGAACCTCTGCCGATCGCTCGATTCGTTGCTACACTGGCTCGCATGTTCACCGGCATCGTACAAAGCAAGGTTTCCGTCGTGCATTTCGACCGCAACGACTTCGGCGGTCGGCTGGTCGTGTCCCGCGCCGAGTGGACGCCAATCGGCGGGTACGAGCCTACGTTGGGCGATTCGATCTGTCTTGCGGGGGTCTGTCTCACCGTGGTGGAAGCGACCGCGGCGGCGCTGTCGTTCGACGTGATCGCCGAGACGCTGCGCTGCACCACCCTGGGCGAACTGAAGCCAGGCGACGCGATCAATCTCGAGCCGGCGCTGCTGCCGAGTCAGCCGTTGGGCGGGCATTTTCTGCAAGGCCACGTCGACGGCGTCGGCACGGTGCGCAATGTGCATAAGGCAGACGACGAATGGCGCATCACCATCGAACCGCCAACCGTGATGATGGACTACGTCGCGCCGAAGGGATCGATCGCTATCGACGGCGTCAGCCTCACCGTTGCAAGCGTGTCGACGTCAACCTTTGATGTGGCGTTGATTCCGACCACGCTCGAGTTGACCACGCTCGCGCAACTCGAGTCGGGCATGCGCGTGAATCTGGAAAGCGACATGCTTGCGCGGACCGTGATCCACACGCTCAAACGATGGCAGGGCAGTCATGTTCAATCTGAAGATGGTAAGCGTGGCGAACCGGTTACGTGGTCGCTGTTGCGTGAGGCCGGCTTCGTGACTGGCTGA
- a CDS encoding PP2C family protein-serine/threonine phosphatase produces the protein MSLHPLLVINDDDAPLDEAALNTQIALETWPAADRPRVCVQKLTHVLAEPALLNDAAVVWCMLGQARDSEVYELVCEIQDRRTPMLLTREGDTRPTGTIHDTGVVVCPVGTDPTIAGVMLRSLWSQSPVLHELQAEVRLLRQTQGGLSGEIDKLDEELRLAAQLQREFMPSKLPDVAGMEFRVLWRPASYVSGDIYDVMRLDEHHMGFFVADAVGHGVPAALLTMFIKRSLHTKVIDPNLPAGYRLVEPSETMTQLNRDLLQHNRGQIRFTTACYGVIDNRTHTATIARGGHPYPLLLRAAGGTETIDPEGPLLGVFEDEPFEQVTVQLDPGDRLLLYSDGFEMAFPGEELVKTEGPAKSAANMQYTREFEQMRHGTIDEAMDLLARKLDRQAGSLNQRDDLTLMSLHVHELAAAEGECAVSNSVSQSRSRPHATATT, from the coding sequence ATGAGCTTACACCCCCTGCTGGTGATCAACGACGACGACGCGCCGCTCGACGAAGCGGCGTTGAATACGCAAATTGCACTGGAGACCTGGCCGGCGGCGGATCGGCCGCGGGTCTGCGTGCAGAAACTGACACACGTGCTCGCCGAGCCCGCGCTGCTGAATGATGCGGCCGTGGTCTGGTGCATGCTGGGGCAGGCCCGGGACAGCGAGGTGTATGAACTGGTCTGTGAAATTCAAGACCGTCGCACCCCGATGCTGCTGACCCGCGAGGGAGACACACGGCCGACCGGCACGATCCACGACACGGGCGTCGTCGTCTGCCCCGTTGGCACAGACCCGACTATCGCCGGCGTGATGCTGCGATCGTTGTGGAGCCAGTCGCCTGTACTGCACGAACTACAAGCCGAGGTTCGGCTGCTGCGCCAGACCCAGGGCGGTCTCAGTGGCGAGATTGACAAGCTGGATGAGGAGCTACGCCTCGCGGCCCAGCTTCAACGCGAGTTTATGCCGAGTAAGTTGCCCGATGTGGCGGGCATGGAATTTCGCGTGCTCTGGCGGCCGGCGAGCTACGTCAGCGGCGACATCTACGACGTGATGCGCCTCGACGAACATCACATGGGCTTTTTCGTCGCCGACGCGGTGGGTCACGGCGTGCCGGCGGCACTGCTGACGATGTTCATCAAACGGTCGCTGCACACCAAGGTCATCGACCCGAATCTGCCCGCAGGCTATCGGCTGGTCGAGCCAAGCGAAACTATGACGCAGCTCAACCGCGATCTGCTCCAGCACAACCGTGGCCAGATCCGCTTCACCACCGCCTGCTACGGCGTGATCGACAACCGAACGCATACAGCGACCATCGCCCGTGGCGGCCACCCATACCCATTACTCCTTCGCGCCGCCGGCGGGACGGAAACCATCGACCCCGAAGGCCCGCTGCTTGGCGTGTTCGAAGACGAGCCGTTCGAGCAGGTCACTGTGCAGCTTGATCCAGGCGATCGGCTGCTGCTTTACAGCGACGGTTTCGAAATGGCATTCCCCGGCGAAGAGCTGGTGAAAACCGAGGGGCCCGCGAAGTCGGCGGCGAACATGCAGTACACCCGCGAATTCGAGCAGATGCGACACGGCACGATCGATGAAGCGATGGACTTGCTCGCTCGTAAGCTGGACAGGCAAGCCGGCTCGCTGAACCAGCGAGATGACCTGACATTGATGTCGCTGCACGTGCACGAGTTGGCCGCGGCCGAAGGCGAATGCGCGGTGAGCAACAGCGTCAGCCAGTCACGAAGCCGGCCTCACGCAACAGCGACCACGTAA
- a CDS encoding DUF192 domain-containing protein yields MKRCTREACLYTADGLHGRRRPFAALLMLLAVIALVGCSSAGSDELAPQTGLPTQTVEIAGQVFELELALDDASRHRGLSDREYIAEDGGMLFVFPEPRRLTFVMRDCLVPIDLVYLDGLGRIVRTHAMQVEPYGRADWLLTPYHSGEPAQFAVELRGGMIEELGLRRGQRIELPVEELKARAE; encoded by the coding sequence ATGAAACGCTGCACGCGAGAAGCATGTCTATACACGGCCGACGGACTGCACGGCCGGCGCCGCCCTTTCGCCGCCCTGCTGATGCTGCTGGCCGTGATTGCGCTTGTCGGCTGCTCGTCGGCGGGCAGTGATGAGCTTGCGCCTCAAACCGGGCTGCCGACGCAGACGGTGGAAATTGCCGGGCAGGTGTTTGAGTTGGAACTGGCGTTGGATGACGCGTCGCGGCATCGTGGACTGTCGGATCGGGAATACATCGCCGAGGACGGCGGGATGTTGTTCGTGTTTCCCGAGCCGAGGCGGTTGACGTTTGTGATGCGGGACTGCCTGGTGCCGATTGACTTGGTCTATCTGGACGGTCTGGGCCGAATTGTGCGGACGCATGCGATGCAGGTGGAGCCGTACGGCCGAGCGGACTGGCTGTTGACGCCGTATCACAGCGGCGAGCCTGCCCAGTTTGCGGTGGAGCTGCGTGGGGGGATGATCGAGGAACTGGGTCTGCGGCGGGGCCAGCGGATCGAGTTGCCTGTAGAAGAGCTTAAGGCTCGCGCCGAATGA
- a CDS encoding M16 family metallopeptidase, with translation MLTNARRALRSLFTVGLAVGLAGPALADENDSPEPTVLQQRDDRLIVELPNRMIAIAQEIPTAPVVSAQIWVKTGSIYEQEFVGAGISHYLEHMLSGGTTSTRSEAESNAILGRMGARTNAATGLDNVRYFINTTSEHTAEAVDLLSDWIRNGAVEQSEVDREHDVILQEFSMGEGDPGRILWRLTQQARYTAHPARHPTIGYIDEFKQIDRDELYEFYQRMYPPNNLVMVVAGDIDKDAVIQQIAEFWSDAEPRELPELSFPVEPELEEPRELTGRADISRPRIRLAWPGTRLGGDYDYALDVLGTILGQGETSRLVRKVRDDERMVNSISAYNLSFDWGEGFFGIDAEIADFDLDGRIIDIETGEPMSPDELPANAHEESRAGFVQYVVLGEVQRITEDGVTDAELARAKRRIMAQVASANQTAEGVASRLARDVIGTGDPDYLQRYADAIQELTPEDIQQAAMLYLSPDRLVTVRLLPYDDEHGPTPLARPSDEQDLDAFEQESIDLDNARTVERMREALADREHEATPVEVEPLVQHELDNGIRLLVQRSTVVPAVSMQVFWKGGLLGETPGREGVANAMAQMLMRGTQQRGAQALANAIESLGASMTTQTGNNTTYAQASSLSEDWSTVMNLLAEVLLKPAFDEDEWDRLRPRLLASIAREADSWYGELNKHFRQAYYGNHPWSQSPLGRRDVVEQLTVDDLREFHASQLGGSEMVVSVVGDVDPEEVREKVEELFGSLPAEAPQPFEAAPATTPSEALMQVETRKRVAAVKIGMGPAVDRASEDYAAMLVLSRLMSQFPGGWLNQTLRGDGPGLAYAQWARLVTGIEPGYFEITFNSSPDLVPEALRRSLAVIERAKHGEIGDDELARARAGVLTGEFFGKQSNSDRAMSAALDELYGVHDPEGERFRAAIEAIDAEEIHRVAQKYLINPVTLLLTHERIDEDALNGAPVESVESDVSDE, from the coding sequence ATGCTCACCAATGCCCGCCGAGCCCTTCGCTCGCTTTTCACCGTCGGCCTGGCCGTCGGCCTGGCCGGACCCGCCCTCGCCGACGAGAACGACTCACCGGAGCCCACCGTATTGCAACAGCGCGACGACCGACTCATCGTTGAACTGCCCAACCGCATGATCGCCATTGCCCAGGAGATCCCCACCGCCCCGGTGGTGTCGGCCCAGATCTGGGTCAAAACCGGCTCGATCTACGAGCAGGAGTTCGTCGGCGCCGGCATCAGCCATTACCTCGAACACATGCTCTCCGGCGGAACGACCAGCACGCGCAGCGAAGCCGAGTCCAATGCCATCCTCGGCCGCATGGGCGCCCGCACCAACGCCGCCACCGGCCTGGACAACGTCCGCTACTTCATCAACACCACCAGCGAACACACCGCCGAGGCCGTCGACCTGCTCAGCGACTGGATCCGCAACGGCGCGGTCGAGCAGAGCGAGGTCGATCGCGAGCATGACGTCATTCTGCAAGAGTTTTCCATGGGCGAAGGCGACCCCGGCCGCATCCTCTGGCGGCTCACGCAGCAGGCCCGCTACACCGCGCACCCGGCCCGCCACCCGACGATCGGCTACATCGACGAGTTCAAGCAGATCGACCGCGATGAGCTTTACGAGTTTTATCAGCGGATGTACCCGCCGAACAACCTTGTCATGGTCGTCGCGGGGGACATCGACAAGGACGCTGTGATCCAGCAGATCGCCGAGTTCTGGAGCGACGCCGAGCCGCGCGAGCTGCCGGAGTTGAGCTTCCCCGTCGAGCCGGAGCTGGAAGAGCCACGCGAGTTGACTGGCCGGGCCGACATCAGCCGACCGCGCATCCGTCTCGCCTGGCCGGGCACTCGGCTGGGCGGCGATTACGATTACGCGCTCGACGTGCTCGGCACGATCCTCGGCCAGGGTGAAACCAGCCGACTCGTACGCAAGGTGCGCGACGACGAGCGCATGGTCAACAGCATCAGCGCCTACAACCTCAGCTTCGATTGGGGCGAAGGGTTTTTCGGTATCGACGCGGAGATTGCCGACTTCGACCTTGACGGCCGAATCATCGACATCGAAACGGGCGAGCCGATGTCGCCCGATGAGCTTCCGGCGAATGCGCACGAGGAATCACGCGCAGGCTTCGTTCAGTATGTCGTGCTCGGCGAGGTGCAGCGCATCACGGAAGATGGCGTCACCGACGCCGAGCTTGCCCGCGCCAAGCGGCGAATCATGGCACAGGTGGCCAGTGCAAACCAGACGGCTGAAGGCGTGGCGTCGCGCCTCGCTCGCGATGTGATCGGCACGGGTGATCCGGACTACCTTCAGCGGTACGCCGACGCGATCCAAGAGCTGACGCCGGAAGACATTCAGCAGGCAGCGATGCTTTATCTTTCGCCCGATCGCCTCGTCACCGTTCGTCTATTGCCTTATGACGACGAGCACGGCCCGACGCCGCTCGCCCGCCCAAGCGACGAACAGGACCTCGACGCGTTCGAGCAGGAGTCGATTGACCTCGACAACGCCCGCACCGTCGAGCGGATGCGCGAAGCGCTTGCCGATCGTGAACATGAAGCGACGCCGGTGGAGGTCGAACCGCTGGTGCAACATGAACTGGACAACGGCATTCGCCTGCTGGTGCAGCGGTCGACGGTCGTGCCGGCCGTGTCGATGCAGGTGTTCTGGAAGGGCGGTCTGCTTGGTGAAACGCCCGGCCGAGAGGGCGTCGCCAATGCGATGGCGCAAATGCTCATGCGTGGCACGCAGCAGCGCGGTGCACAGGCGCTTGCCAATGCGATTGAAAGCCTCGGCGCTTCGATGACCACACAGACGGGCAACAACACGACCTACGCGCAGGCGTCATCGCTCAGCGAAGACTGGTCAACGGTGATGAACCTGTTGGCCGAAGTGCTGCTCAAGCCGGCGTTCGATGAGGATGAATGGGACCGCCTCCGTCCGCGATTGCTGGCGAGCATCGCTCGTGAGGCCGACTCGTGGTACGGCGAGCTGAACAAGCACTTCCGCCAGGCGTACTACGGTAACCACCCATGGTCGCAAAGCCCGCTCGGTCGGCGGGACGTTGTGGAGCAGTTGACCGTGGACGATCTGCGCGAGTTCCACGCATCGCAGCTCGGCGGTAGTGAGATGGTCGTGTCTGTGGTGGGCGATGTCGACCCCGAAGAAGTGCGGGAGAAGGTGGAAGAGCTATTCGGCTCGCTGCCTGCCGAAGCGCCGCAGCCGTTCGAAGCCGCGCCCGCGACGACGCCCAGCGAAGCGCTTATGCAGGTGGAGACGCGCAAGCGTGTCGCGGCGGTGAAGATCGGCATGGGGCCCGCCGTCGATCGCGCGAGCGAGGACTACGCCGCGATGCTCGTGCTCTCACGGTTGATGAGCCAGTTCCCCGGCGGATGGCTAAACCAGACGCTGCGTGGCGACGGGCCGGGCTTGGCGTACGCACAGTGGGCCAGGCTCGTCACCGGCATCGAGCCGGGCTACTTTGAGATCACCTTCAACAGTTCGCCTGATCTCGTGCCCGAAGCGCTGCGCCGATCGTTGGCTGTCATCGAACGAGCCAAGCATGGTGAGATCGGCGACGACGAACTCGCCCGCGCTCGAGCCGGCGTCCTCACCGGCGAGTTCTTCGGTAAACAGAGCAACTCAGACAGGGCCATGAGCGCCGCGCTCGACGAGCTCTATGGCGTGCACGACCCGGAAGGCGAACGCTTCCGCGCCGCGATCGAAGCGATCGACGCCGAGGAGATCCATCGTGTGGCGCAGAAATATCTGATCAACCCCGTCACGCTGCTGCTGACACATGAGCGCATCGACGAAGACGCGCTAAATGGCGCTCCAGTGGAGTCCGTGGAGTCAGATGTATCGGATGAGTGA
- a CDS encoding sugar phosphate isomerase/epimerase family protein has protein sequence MPASDLTDLSRCAIHTFTNKPWSLRQCIDGYTKAGVRGISVWRNVITPSEGGVAPDEAASRLRDAGMQVPALVRGGFFPAAEPAKRQAALDDNRKCIDEAATIGAEMVVLVVGAVPGMPLEDARQQVAEGIEAVLPHAEARGVKLAIEPLHPMYAADKSCINRMAEARQVCEQLQHPHLGIAVDVYHVWWDPDLKAEIELAGQQGTLFGFHVCDWRVNTRHLLTDRGLMGEGCIDIRTIRGWVEDAGFAGFNEVEVFSEEHWASDQTQYVDRIVRAYHECT, from the coding sequence ATGCCCGCAAGTGATTTGACCGATCTGTCGCGCTGTGCGATCCACACGTTCACCAACAAGCCATGGTCGCTGCGCCAGTGCATCGACGGCTACACGAAAGCAGGCGTTCGCGGCATCAGCGTCTGGCGGAACGTCATCACGCCGAGCGAGGGCGGCGTCGCGCCGGATGAAGCCGCGTCGAGGCTTCGCGATGCGGGCATGCAAGTGCCCGCGCTGGTGCGTGGCGGCTTTTTCCCCGCGGCCGAGCCTGCCAAACGACAGGCGGCGTTGGATGACAATCGCAAGTGCATCGACGAAGCGGCGACGATCGGCGCGGAGATGGTCGTGCTGGTGGTCGGGGCCGTGCCGGGCATGCCGCTGGAAGACGCACGGCAGCAGGTGGCGGAAGGCATCGAGGCTGTGTTGCCGCACGCCGAGGCGCGTGGGGTGAAGCTGGCCATCGAGCCGTTGCATCCGATGTACGCGGCGGACAAGAGCTGCATCAACCGCATGGCCGAGGCCCGGCAGGTCTGCGAGCAGTTGCAGCATCCGCACCTGGGCATCGCAGTGGATGTGTACCACGTCTGGTGGGATCCGGACCTCAAGGCCGAGATCGAACTCGCCGGCCAACAAGGTACGCTCTTCGGCTTTCACGTCTGCGACTGGCGGGTCAATACCCGACACCTGCTGACCGACCGCGGGCTGATGGGCGAAGGCTGCATCGACATCCGCACCATCCGCGGCTGGGTGGAAGACGCAGGCTTCGCCGGCTTCAACGAGGTTGAAGTCTTCTCCGAAGAACACTGGGCAAGCGATCAAACACAGTACGTCGACCGTATCGTGCGCGCATACCACGAATGCACCTGA
- a CDS encoding Gfo/Idh/MocA family protein: MEIRKLGIILNGVTGRMGTNQHLIRSILAIIKQGGVKVSDELTLMPDPILTGRNANKLKALAEKHGPDAIGKPLKYSTDVAGAVKDEQYPIFFDASGTLQRARFIEMAVEAGKSIYCEKPTAVTTDEALRLAQLCEDAGIKNGVVQDKLWLPGLRKLKALQQQGFFGKILSVRGEFGYWVFTGEVEDQPAQRPSWNYREEDGGGMMIDMFCHWEYVLSNVFAPVKSLVALGSTDIPERVREDGTTYKATADDSAYAIFQLENGVIAQFNSSWVTRVRRDDLLTIQVDGTHGSAVAGLRECWVQHMAETPKPVWNPDIQQPIKFFENWQQVPNTAEYDNAFKIQWELFMRHVALDEPFRWTLREGARGVQLAELGMKSWQDKTWVDVPALKGANAPAGV; the protein is encoded by the coding sequence ATGGAAATCCGCAAGCTTGGCATCATCCTCAACGGCGTGACCGGGCGCATGGGCACGAACCAGCACCTGATCCGCTCGATCCTGGCCATCATCAAGCAAGGCGGCGTCAAGGTCTCGGACGAGCTGACGCTCATGCCCGACCCGATCCTCACCGGCCGCAATGCCAACAAGCTCAAGGCGCTGGCGGAAAAGCACGGCCCGGACGCGATCGGCAAGCCGTTGAAGTATTCGACCGACGTCGCCGGTGCGGTGAAGGACGAGCAGTACCCGATTTTCTTCGACGCTTCGGGCACGCTGCAGCGGGCGCGCTTTATTGAAATGGCGGTCGAAGCCGGCAAGTCGATCTATTGCGAAAAGCCGACCGCCGTGACGACCGACGAAGCGCTTCGCCTCGCGCAGCTTTGCGAAGACGCCGGCATCAAGAACGGCGTCGTGCAGGACAAGCTCTGGCTCCCCGGCTTGCGGAAGCTCAAAGCCCTCCAGCAGCAAGGTTTCTTCGGCAAGATTCTTTCCGTCCGAGGCGAGTTCGGCTACTGGGTTTTCACCGGCGAAGTCGAAGACCAGCCCGCGCAACGCCCCTCTTGGAACTACCGCGAGGAAGACGGCGGCGGCATGATGATCGACATGTTCTGCCACTGGGAATATGTGCTCTCCAACGTCTTCGCGCCGGTGAAATCGCTGGTCGCCCTCGGCAGCACGGACATTCCCGAACGCGTTCGCGAAGACGGCACGACCTACAAGGCCACCGCCGACGACTCCGCCTACGCGATCTTCCAGTTGGAGAACGGCGTGATCGCCCAGTTCAACAGTTCATGGGTCACCCGTGTACGTCGCGACGACCTGCTGACCATCCAGGTCGACGGCACGCACGGCTCGGCCGTGGCGGGTTTGCGCGAGTGCTGGGTGCAGCACATGGCGGAGACGCCCAAGCCGGTGTGGAACCCTGACATTCAGCAGCCGATCAAGTTCTTCGAGAACTGGCAGCAAGTGCCCAACACCGCCGAGTACGACAACGCGTTCAAGATTCAGTGGGAGCTGTTCATGCGGCACGTCGCGCTGGACGAGCCGTTCCGCTGGACGCTTCGCGAAGGCGCTCGCGGCGTGCAGCTTGCCGAGCTTGGCATGAAGAGCTGGCAGGACAAGACGTGGGTGGACGTGCCAGCGCTGAAAGGTGCCAACGCGCCCGCAGGCGTGTAA